CGAACCAGATGTGCCCGGCGTCGTCCCGGCTCACCACGAACGCCTCCTCGCCGCGCGCCGGGTGCCCGGGCAGCGTGCCGTAGCCGAAGCCGGTCCGCTGCCCGTCGTCGACGACCCAGACCACCTCGCACGGGGCGCGCAGCCGGAGCGGGCCCACCCCCAGCCCGGCGACCACGCGCACGCCGGGCGCCGCGCGGGGCGCGTCCGCCGTCATCCGGATCCCGGCGGCGCGGTGCAGTCGCCAGCCGAGCACCGCCGCGCCCGCCGTGTCGAGGCAGCCGTCGGGCAGGCGGACGCGGTGGTGGACGTGCCGCCAACCCGCCGGCAGGTCGCCGGTGCGGGTGGCACCCACGTCGGGATAGGTCAGCCCCGCCATGCCCGGCACCTCCACGTCGCGTCCACCGCCAGCGTACGGGCGGTGGGGTGGCCGGGCGGCGGCGTCCCGGCGACGTGTGGTGAGCTGGGCCGATGGGCACGCCACCGCTGATCGCCCGGGCCACCACGGCCGACGCGGGCGAGATCCTGACCGTGCAACGCGCCGCCTACCTGACCGAGGCGCAGCACTACCGGGACCCCTTCCTGCCGCCGCTGACCGAGACGCTCGACGAAATCCGTACGGTGCTGACCGGGCCTACGCTCGTGCTCGCCGCGCGGGACGGGGACCGGTTGGTCGGGTCGGTCCGGGTGTCGGTGATCGACGGCGTGGGGCACGTCGGTCGCCTCGCGGTGGCCCCGGACCAGCAGGGTCGGGGGATCGGCAGCCGGCTGCTGGCCCGGGCCGAGGCGGAGTGCCCGGGTCACGTCGACCGGTTCGCCCTGTTCACGGGCGCCGACAGCCCGCACAACCTGCGGCTGTACGAGCGGCACGGCTATCGGGTCGTCGGGCACCGTCCGGACCCGAACGGTCACTCGCTGGCGTTGCTGGAGAAGGTCTCCGCCCTCATGTCGTCGTGAGCCGGCCCGGCCGCTCCGCCCGCCGACGGCGGCCCTCGCGGGTCCGGCGGCGCGCCGGCCCGGCCGTGCGGGTCAGGCGGCTTCCCGCAGGTCGGCGAGGGTCAGCGGGGTGTGGCGGCGCAGCAGCTCCTCCAGCTCGGGGATCGAGCCGACCTCGCCGAGCACGTTCTTGCCGCCGCCGAACTGGCGCGGGTACCGGTGCACGACGCGGTAGCGGTAGCGACCCCGGATCAGCTCCACGCTGACCCGGTAGCGCCCGCAGCAGCCACAGGTCCACTCCGGCACCCGCCGAAACTAGCTCTGACCTGCTCTTTTCCGATTCGCCCAGGCGACGGGAAGCGGGACGGGGGCGGACACGACGCCCGCCGCCGCGCCGTGATCTGGCTCACCGTTGTCGGTGCCGTCTGGTTGACTGGTCGCCGTGGAGCTGCCGATCAATCCGCCGGTCGAGCCGATGCTGGCCAAGAGCGTCCCGCGCATCCCCACCGCGCCCGGGATGACCTACGAGCCCAAGTGGGACGGCTTCCGGTGCATCATCTTCCGCGACGGCGACGAGGTCGAGCTGGCCAGCCGGGGCGGCAAGTCGATGACCCGCTACTTCCCGGAGGTCGTCGAGCAGGCCCGCCGGCAGCTGCCGGAGCGCTGCGCCGTCGACGGCGAGCTGATCGTGATCCGCCGCGACGGTCCGGGCGGGCAGGCCCGGCTCGACTTCGAGCTGCTGGGGCAGCGCATCCACCCGGCGGCGTCCCGTGTGAGGCTGCTGGCCGAGACCACCCCGGCCGACTTCGTCGCCTTCGACCTGCTGGCGATCGACAACGAGGCGCTGCTCGACCAGCCCTATCCGCGACGCCGGGCCCGGCTGGAGGCAGCCCTGGCCGGGGTGCGCCCGCCGGTGCACGTCACCCAGGTGACCACAGACCCGGAGACGGCGCGGCGGTGGTTCGACGTCTTCGAGGGCGCCGGGCTGGACGGTCTGATCGTCAAGCCGGCCGACCTGCCCTACGAGCCGGGCAAGCGGCTGATGTTCAAGGTCAAGCACGCCCGCACCGCCGACGTGGTGGTGGCCGGCTTCCGCTGGCACAAGTCCGGCCCGGTGGTCGGCTCGCTGCTGCTCGGCCTCTACGACGACGGCGTGCTGCACCACGTCGGCGTGAGCGCGTCGTTCAGCATGGCCCGCCGGGCCGAGCTGCTCGACGAGCTGGCCCCCTACCGGGACACCGGCGGCGAGCACCCGTGGGTGCACGGCGACCACGAGCGGGGGCAGCGCATCCCCGGCGGCGTCAGCCGGTGGACCGGCACCAAGAACCTCGAGTGGGAGCCGGTGCGTCCGGAGCTGGTGCTGGAGGTCGGCTACGACGCGATGGAGGGTGACCGGTTCCGGCACACCGCGCAGTTCGTCCGCTGGCGCCCCGACCGCGATCCGCGCTCCTGCGGCTACGACCAGCTCGACCGGCCGGTCCGCTTCGACGTCGACCAGGTCCTGCGCGGCGACCCGACGGCGACCGTGGAGCCGACGACCGCCGGCCCCGCGTAGCCTGACGGCGAGACGATCACGGAGGCCACTCGTGTCCCGCACCGCCGACCGGATCCGCCGGGTCCGCCGCACCCTCGCCGCGTTCGCCGTCGCGGCGCTGCTCACCGCCGGCTGCACCCTGCCCGCGTTCGCGCCGCGCACCGAGACCGACGGCGCGGCCGCCGCGCCGGGCACCGCGCCGACCTGGCGGGCCTGCCCGGAGGTCGCCGACGAGCTGGTCGGCCGTGGCGCGCGGGACATGCGCTACGAGTGCGCCCGCATCGCGGTGCCCCGCAACTGGGGCAGCGGCGGCGGGGCCAGCACCGGCCCGGGCGCCGGCGAGACCTTCGAGATCGCCCTCCTGCGGGCCCGCTCGACGAAGCAGCGCGACCGCATCGGCTCGCTGGTCATCAACCCGGGCGGTCCCGGCGGCTCCGGGGTGGACACCGCCGTCTACCTCTCCTTCGGGCCGGCGTTCGGCGGGCTGCCCTCGGCGGTGACCGACCGGTTCGACATCGTCGGCTTCGACCCGCGCGGGGTGGCCCGATCCAGCCCCGTGAAGTGCATCCCCGACGCCGACCTCGACGCCAGCTTCGGCTACGACCCCGACCCGCGCAGCCAGGAGTCGTTCGACGGGTTCGTGGCGCTCAACCAGCGGATCGGGCGGGGCTGCGGCGACAAGTACGGCGACCAGCTGCCGCTCTACGCCACCGAGCAGGCGGCCCGCGACATGGACGCGGTCCGCGCGGCGGTCGGCGACGACAAGCTGACCTACCTCGGCTACTCCTACGGCACGCTGCTCGGCGCCACCTACGCCCAGCTCTACCCACAGCGGGTCCGGGCCCTCGTGCTCGACGGCGCGGTCGACCCCAGGCAGGGCCTGGTGGCAAGCTCGGAGAGCCAGGCCAAGGGCTTCGAGCGGGCGTTCGGCAACTTCACCCGCTGGTGCACGGCGAACGCCGGCCGCTGCCCCATCGCGCCCGACGCGCGGGCCGCCGTGACCAGCGCGATCGACAAGGCGCGGGTCTCCCCCGTCCGGGGCGCCGGCGGGCGGGAGGCGACGGCCGGCTGGGTCTTCTACGCCGTCATCTCCTCGCTCTACACGGAGACGGGCTGGCAGGAGTTGGCCCGGGCGATCGACCGGCTCGACGGCGGTGACCCGGCGGAGGTGTTCCGGCTGGCGGACTCCTACGCCGGCCGGGAGGACGACGGCCGCTACTCCAACCTGTTCGACGCCAACCTGGCCGTCAACTGCGCCGACGAGGACGAGAAGCCGAGCCTCACCCAGGTGCGGCAGTTGCAGTCCCAGTGGCGGGAGAAATACCCGCTGTTCGGGCCGGCGCTGGCGGTCGGCATGCTCGCGTGCGTCGAGTGGCCCGGTGGGCGCGACCCCTACCCGACGGGCGCGGCGGCCGGCTCACCGCCGATCGTCGTCGTCGGCACCACCGGCGACCCGGCGACCCCCTACGAGCAGACCGGGGCGCTCGCCTCGATGCTCGGCGTCGGCCGGGTGCTGACCTGGGAGGGCGAGGGCCACACCGCCTACCCGCAGACCACCTGCATCACCAACGCCGTCGACGCCTACCTGCTGGACCTGGCCGTGCCGCGCGAGGGGCAGCGCTGCCCGGCCCGCTGACCCCACCGCCCGGCGGGACACCGCCGTCGTTCGGAGTCGCTGTGCCAGGCTCACGGTATGAGTGACGTGATCTTCCGGGAGGCCGTACGGGCCGACCTGCCCGCTGTCCTCGCCCTGCTCGCCGACGACGTGCTCGGCAGGGCACGGGACTTCACCGAGGTCGACGCCGCGTACGAGAAGGCGTTCGCGGACATCACCGCCGACCCGCGCAACCAGCTGATCGTGGCCGAGCAGGACGGCGAACTGGTCGGCTGCCTGCAGATCACCTACATCCCCGGGCTCGGCCGGCACGGCGCGCAGCGGTCGCTGATCGAGTCGGTGCGGGTGCGCTCCGACCGGCGCGGCCAGGGGCTCGGCCGGCGGATGATGGTGTGGGCGATCGACGAGGCGAAGCAGCGCGGCTGCGCGCTGGTGCAGCTGACCACGGACAAGTCCCGTCACGACGCGCACCGCTTCTACCTCAACCTGGGCTTCGTCGCCAGCCACGAAGGCATGAAGCTGCCGCTCTGACCCCTGCCGATCATGCAGTTGTGGTGCCTCACGAAGGCCACGAAGCGGCCGGAACCGGGCACCACAACTGCATGATCAACGGGTGACGGGGGCTCAGGACTCGGTCAGGCGGCCGTCGCGGAGGGTCAGGGTGCGGTCGGCCAACTCGATCAGGGCCGGGTCGTGCGTGGCGACCAGGACCGTGGTGCCGCGTCCACGCGCCACCGCGCGGAGCAGGTCCATGATGGACCGGCCGGTCTCCGAGTCGAGCTGACCGGTCGGCTCGTCGGCGATCAGCAGGCTCGGCTCGTTCGCCAGTGCCCGGGCCACCGCGACCCGCTGCTGCTGCCCACCGGAGAGCTCGTACGGCCGCTGCGCGGCGTGCCCGCCGAGCCCGACCATTTCGAGCAGCATTGCCACCCGCTCCTCCCGCTGGGCGGCCGGGACGCGGGCCAGCCGCAGCGGCACCCCGACGTTCTCGGCGGCGGACAGGATCGGCACCAGGCCGAAGGTCTGGAAGATGAAGCCGATCGTGCCGCGCCGCAGCGCGAGCAGTTCCGACTCGCTGGCGGCGGTCACGTCGCGCCCGGCCACCGTCACCCGGCCGCCGTTCGGCCGGTCCAGCCCGCCGATCAGGTTGAGCAGGGTGGTCTTGCCCGCACCGGAGCGGCCCCGGACGGCGATCAGCTCACCCCGGCCGCCGCGGAACGACACGTCCCGCACCGCGTGCACGGCGCGTTCCCCGCGGCCGTACGTGCGGCTCAGCCCCTCGACCCGGACGACCTCGTCGCCGAGCGCGGCGGTCGCCCTGGCGGCCTGCCCGGTGACCGTGACACCCGGTCCGTCCATGCCCGTACCTCCCCTCGCCTGCCCGGCCACTTCACCTTGGTTGTCGTACGGGGCCGGTCGTCCGCCGTTCACCGGGTACGCGTGCGAGTTCTCGACGCGGTGCCGGGCCGGTTGCCCCGGTGGCGTCACCGGAAACCGTCCGACCGCGGCACCGGTCGCCGCCTCGTCCCACGTGCTCATGCCCCCGCCTCCCGCTCGGCGCGGCGCTGGTCGCCCGGCCGCACCTCCACGTGGTCCGGCTCCAGGTTGAGCCGCACCCGATCCCGCAACGACAGCGCCTCGACGAACGCGGGCGGCAGCTGCATCCGGCCGGTCCGGTCGAGCACCGCGTACTCCTCGCTGACCAGCTCGGTGCGGCCGTCCTCATGGATTCGCGCGGTCCGGCGTACCTCGGAGGCGGTCCGGCCGTCGCGGATGGCGACGGTACGACGCACCTGGCTGGCCACGGCGTGGTCGTGGGTGACCACGACGATGGTCACGCCCAGCTCGGCGTTGATGGTCTGCAACGCCCCGAACACCTCGGCGCCCGTGGCCTCGTCCAGTTCGCCGGTCGGCTCGTCGGCGAAGAGCACCTCCGGGTCGTTGGCCACCGCGACGGCCACCGCGCAGCGCTGCTGTTCACCACCGCTGAGCTGCCCCGGTCGCCGGTCCGCGCAGTAGCCCACACCGACCAGGTCGAGCAGTTCGCGCGCCCGCTCCCGGCGGGCCCGCCGCCGACGCCCGCCGGCCAGCTCCATCGGCAGCTCGACGTTCTCCTGGGCGGTCAGGTACGGCAGGAGGTTGCGCCCGGTCTGCTGCCAGACGAAGCCGACCTTCTTCCGCCGGTAGCTCAGTCGCCGCTTCGCGGAGAGGTTGAGCAGGTCGTAGTCCGCGACCCGGGCGATGCCGGCGGTGGGGGTGTCCAGGCCGGAGAGGATGTTCAGCAGGGTGGACTTGCCGGACCCGGAGGCGCCGACGATGGCGACCAGTTCGCCACGGTCGATGACCATGTCGAGGCCCTGCAGGGCGACGACCTCCACCCCCTCCGTCTTGAAGATGCGGACCAGTCCGTCGCACACGATGTGGCCACGCAGCCGGTCCTGGCCGCCGGCCCGCTCGGCCGCGCGCTGCGCGGCCCGCTGCTGGAGCGCGGCCAGGTCCGGCACGACCGGTGTCTGGGTAGCGGTCATCTCAACTCTCCTCTCCGAGCCGGAGCACCTCACCGAGGCGCAGCCGGCGGTTGTTCAGGGCCTCGACGGCGACGGCCAGGCCGAGGGCGACCGCCCCGAGCACGACCACCCCGGCCACCAGGCCGGGCTCGAACGCCACCCGGACCGGGTCACCGCTGGTGAACGCGGCCAGTCCGAGCACCGGGTTGAGCAGCAGCGGCAGCGCGGCGCCCACCACGGCACCGGTGAGCACCGAGACGCCGACCAGCGGCGCCAACTCCACCAGCAGCAGGCCCCGCCACTGCCGGCTGGACAGGCCGAGCGTGCGCAGCCGGGACAGCACCTGCCCCCGGGCGCGGGCGCCGGCCAGCACGGTGAACGCGATGGCGAACAGGCCGAGCGCGGCGCCGCCCGCCGCCCCGGCGACGAAGCCGAACGCCAGCAGCCCGTTCGCGCCGTCGGCGCCCACCTGCTGACGCGCCTGCGCCCAGGTGAGCACCTCCACCTCCCGGGGTCGCTCGCCGCCGGTGACGGTGCCGGCACTCTGGTACTGGGCCTGCCCGTCGTTGCCGACCCGCCGCAGGGCCTCCACGTCCAGGTCGTCGCCGGCGAGCAGGAAGCTGGTGGGCACCGGCGTGTTCGTCAGTTCGGGCAGCGCCTGCCAGGGCAGCAGCACGAAGCGGCCGTCCTGGGGCCCGGCCAGCGGGAAGGTCTCCACCGTGTCGGCGACCCGGAACTCGTACCGCAGCGACTGGGTGGTGACGACGGCGGACTTGTCCAGGCCGGCGTGGGCGAGGTCGGCGGCGACCGCCGGGGAGACCACCGCGGGCACCGGGCCGTCCCCCCGTCGGGCGTCCAGCAACGTGTCGGGCACCGTCAGGTCGACGCCGCTCTCCCGCACCAGGCGGGCCAGCGCCGGGCCGTCGACGAGCAGGACGTCGGTGGCGCCGAGCCGCGCGTCGGTGCCGTGCGTGTCGGCGAGGATCCGCTGACCCGACGTGTACGCCACGCCGACCGCGTCGGTCACCCCGGGCAGCCGCTGGAACTCGGCCGCCGTGTCCGGGGCCATCCGGTCGCCGCGGATCACCGCGTCGGCGGGAACCGACCGGGTGGCGGCCCGGTCCCGGCTCGCCTCGACGCCGGCCGCGACCACCGTGCAGAACGCCGCGGTCGCGAAGGCCAGCACCACGACGACCAGCGGGGTGGCCGCGACCGACCGGCCGGCCCGGGCCGTGCCCAGGAACGCCACGCTTCCCCTGGTCCGGGCGGCGATCCGGCTGGCCAGGCGCAGCGGCCACGGGTACGCGCGCAGCGCCAGCACCGCCGCCGCCACCGCCAGCAGCACCGGCACCGACACCAGCAACGGGTCGAGTTCGCCGAGGGTGAGCCCCCGTCGGCGGATCAGGACGACCGCGAGCGCGGCGAGCAGGAGCAGGAACACCTCGACGGTGGCCCGCCGGGCGGAGGGGCGCAGTCGGACCAGGTCCCGGCGCCCGGTGTTCCCGGTCGGCACGAACAGCGTGGCGGCCGGCAGGGCCAGGGTGAGCAGCACGGTCGCGACGATCCCCAGCGGCACGGCGTCCCCGGCCGGTCCGGGGACCAGCGCACCCAGGAGCCACCCGAGCGCGGCGGCGGGCGGGATGACGAGCAGGGACTCGACGAGGCTGCGACGGGCGCCGGAGGTGGCCGCCCCGCCGCGAGCACGCAGCAGCACGAACTCCTGGCGTCGGCGGCGCATCGCCAACGCGGCGGCCAGCAGCACCAACCCGCCCAGGGTGGCCAGGACACCGGCTCCGATCACCGCGAGGAGGGTCTGCGCGGCGGCCAGTGAGGCGGCGAACTTCCCGAGCGGGATGTCGACGCCCTGCACGAGGGGCCGGGAATCGGATGCCGTCCGGACCATCTGCCGGACGCCGTCGACCAACTGGTCCACCCGCCGGACGTCGATGCCGTCCACGCCGAGCCGGTACCGCCAGCCGAACCCGACCGGCCAACCGGTGGCGGCCTGCTGGTCCAGGGCCGCCGCGTCGACGACACCGACCGCGACGAACGGCTGGCCGTCGCCCTGCGGCTCCTCGACCTGGAGGGTCTGCGGCAAGCCGTCCCAGATGCCGTCCCTACGGTCGCGGGGCTGGAAGATCCCCGAAATTGTCACCGAGGCCGGCCGACCCGAGCCGCGGTCGAGGGGGGCCAGGTTCAGGCTGCTGCCGATCCGCAGGTTCAGCTTGCGCGCGACGTCCTCGGCGAGCGCCACCTGCACCGGCTGGCCGCGCTCACCGGCCTTCGGCCACTGCCCGCCGACCAGCGTCCCGGCGGACTCGACCCCGGGTGCCGTCCGCATGATGAGGTTGACCAGGAGGTTCTTGGCCTTCAGATCCGGGCCGGTCAGCCGGCCCGGCACGGCGTCGGCGGCATACCACCGCTGCTCGACGAGGTCCCTCACCTGCGACGGCATCTCCGCCTGCAACCGGTCGAGGTCCCGCTGTTGCGCCGAGACGAGGGAGGTGTTGTTGGCGGCCGCGGTCAGCGGCTTGGTGGTGTAGATCAGGTCCCGCTGCGCGGCCGGGGAGGACGCCAACTGTTCGCGGAGTCCCTCCTCGGCGAGCCGGTTGACCACCCGGGGCACCCCGTTGATCAGCAGCGTGACGAGCACCGTCAACACCGCCAGGAGCGCGAACTGTCCCCCGTACGCCCGGACCCGTCGGGCGCCTGCGCCGATGCTCATCGGACCACCTCCGTGCGTCCGGTCCGTCCGCTGAACCCGGTCACCGTTCTCCCCCGATCCGAAGCTGCGCCGAAGCCACCCGCTGCCGGATGCCGACGGCGATGAACGCGCTGAAGGCGAGTGCCGCCAGCAGCAGGCCGAGCGCGGTCAGCCCGATCGGCAGCCAGGGCAGCGTGAAGGCCGCCTCGGGCACCGGCCGGCCGGCGGCCGGCGTGAGGATGACCAGCGGCGCCATCGTGGCGCCGACGCCCGCCCCCAGCAGTAGGCCGACACCGACCCCGATCCCGGCCAGGAAGGTCTGCTCGGCGAGCAGGGCGCGGGCCAGCAGCCGTGGTGTCGCGCCGAGCGTGTTGAGGACGGCGAACTCGGTCAACCGGTGCCGGGCGGTGGCCCAGACGTCCACCATCAGCCCGACCAGCGCGAGCAGGACGGATCCGAGCGCGGCGGCGAGCAGCGCCGTCCGGGCGCCCCGCCAGTACGGGTCGCGGGCAGCGGCCTCGGCCACCTCACGCCGGTCGACGACGGTCAACTGCGTCAGGCCGTCGGCGGCCCGCCGCGCCTCGGTGTGGCCGCCGTCGTCGGTGCTCACCCACCATTCGGGCACCGGCCGTACGCTGCCCTGGTTGCGGACCAGCCAGTCCACGGCGGCCGGCAGGTCCAGCAGGACTCCGTTCCCGGCGGTGGCGGGCACCGCGTCGATGTCGCCCACCAGCTTCACCGGCAGCGTCACCCCGGACAGGGGCAGGTTGATGGTGTCGCCGATCTTCAGGCTCAGCGCCTCGCGTACGGCCGGGGTCATCAGGGCCGGCACCGGCGTGCTCTGCCCGGCCGGGACGATGGCGAACCGGGAGGACGCCTGGTAGGCCCACCGGCCGCCGGGCAGCAGCTGGATCGGGTGGTCGCCGCGCAGGCCGGTGGCGCCGGCGGTCACCTGCGGGGGCCGGAAGTTGCTGTCGCCGCTGACGCCCATCCACCCCTCGCCGAGGTCGAGGGGCCGGGCCGCGCCGTCCGCACCGACCGTCCGCACCTCGGTCACGTTCAGCCGGTAGGAGGTGCCGGCCGCTTCCCCGGCGTCCGCCACGAACCCGGCGAGGCGGAAGTCACCGCTGCCCTCGGGAATCTGGACGCGGAAGGGGACGGACCGGCCGCTGCTGTCGGCGGGGGCCGCCGGCAGCCGCAGGGCGAGCCCGTCGGCGCGGGTCAGCAGCACCGTGACGGCGACCTGCTGCGGGCGGATGGACTCGCTGACGGGGGTACTGACGGTGCCGGTCAGCGTCCGCGTGCCAGGGGGCAGGGCGAGCCCGGCCGGGGCACTCCGTTCCCGCGCCAGCCGGTCGAACACCGCCGGGGCGGGCGCGTCGGCGAGCCGGTCGCTGAGCCGCACCACCCCGTTCGCGCTCGCCGTGTCGAAGCTCACGACCGTCGCCGGCAGGCTGGCTCGGCCGAGCCGCACCTCGTCGCGCCAGGCGGGAAGCACCCGCTGCACGCCGGGCAGCGCGGCGAGCTCGGCGGCCCGTCCGGCGGGGCCCGACCCGACGCGTTCGGTCAGCCGCAGGTCCGCGCCGACCGTGTGGTCGGCCTGTTCCACCTGGGACCGCTCGCCGGTGCTGACCAGCGACCAGGCGAGGGTGCTTCCGCCGACGGCGAGGGCGAGCAGGAGCACCGGCCCGGCGTGCGGGCGCCGGCCGGCCTGCCACATGCCGAGCACCGTGGCCGTCCACAGTCGGCGGTGGACGAACCGCTCGGCGAAGCGGGTGGCCGGTGGGAGCAGCCGCAGCGCCACCGCAGCGCCGGCCAGCACGCCGAGGGTGGGCGCGGCGACCAGGAGCGGGTCGAGCCCGAGGCTCTCCCCGGCGCCGGCCAGCGGTGAGTCGTACTGGCGCAGCTGGGTCCAGGCGAGCACGGCGAGCGCCACGAGGACCACGTCCAGACTGGCCCGCTGGACGGACGCCGCCCGGTTGGGGCGGGAGCGGGCCGCCATGTCCGCCACGTACGTGCCCGCGCCACGCAGGGTCGGGGCGACCATCGCGACGAGGCAGCCGAGCGCGGTCGCCAGTGCTGCGGCCCAGAGCAGGGTGGCGTCACCGCCGGTGAGCGCGCTGCCGGCCGACCGGCCGGTCTCGGTGTGCCGCAGCGCCTCGGCGGCGAGCAACGGCCCGAGCAGGGCGGCGGGCAGCACGACCAGGGTCGCCTCCCGGGCGGCCAGCCCGGCCAGTTGCCGCCGCGCGGCGCCCCGGGCCCGCAGCAGCGCGGTCTGGCCGCGCCGGTCCTCGTTCATCAGCGCGGCGACCAGCACCAGGGCGTACCCGCCGAGAACCACGATCAGCAGCAGCGGGGTCGCGAGTGACGAGCGGCCCACCAGGTCGGCGCGGGAGATCCGGTCGAGCAGCCCCTTCATCGCGGTGACCGTCTGGGCGGACGACCCGAGGTCGGCCGCCTTGGGCACCTCGGTGAGGGCGCTGTTCACCGCGGGCCAGAGGCGGGGCAGTTGTTCCGCGTCCACGGCGGTGAGGTCGGGTTCGACGACCCAGGACGCCGACACCGATCCGCGGAAGGTCGCGGTGAAGTCGGCCTGGTCCAGCACGAACGGCCCGTACGACGTGCTCGACTCCGCGGCGCTGCCCGCGCCGACGCCGGGCACCAGCCGCCAGTACGGCTCGGTCGGGTCCCGTGGGCGCCAGGTCCCGGCGAGCACGAGCTGGCTGGGCCGGTCCGAGCTGCGGTCGAGCGTCGGCACCCGGGCACCGGCGGTCAACCCGAGCGCCGCGGCGACCTTCTCGGGCAGCGTCACCTGGAGCGGCCGGGCGCCCGGGGTCGGCCACGCCCCGCTGGCCAGCTCGGCGTGCGCCGGCAGGTCGTCCAGGGTGGCGAGGTTGGCGAAGACGGGGTCGGTGCCCTTGCGGGTCGCCGGCCCGAGGTCGCCGGTGAGTTCCCGTCCGCTGCCGAACCGGGCGACGCTCGTGGTGGTCGGCGCGGCGCCGAAGGCGGCGGCGAAGCCGTCCCGGACGATCCGGTCGCGCCGGGTGAACTCGGCGACGTCTTGGCCGGCGGAGCCGGTCAGCAGGAGGCTGCGCTCCTCGACCGGCGCGCCGGACAGCAGCGCCTTCTGGCCGGCGGCCACCGATCCCCGGCTGTAGTCGGAGAGCCCGGTGACCAACGCGACCGCGACAAGCGCGGCCACCACCGCCGCCGCCAGCAGCCCCCGTGCCGCACGGGCCCGCCTCCACACCAGCTTCATCCGACGTCCTCCCCTGGCCCCGGTCGGGCCGACGATCAGGGAGAGCGGTGACGCGGTCGGAAAGGTTCGCGCCCGTTACATGATCGTTATCGCGTGTCTCGCATCCGCGGAGCGGGCGTCAGCGCGGGCGGTCGCGGTCGCGCGACGGTTGGACCCGCTTGGGTTCGCCGGGCATCTTGGGGTGGTCGGGCGGGTAGGGCAGGTCGCCCTGGCCCGCCGCCGCGTCGCGCTCGGCCCACTCCAGCAGGGGCGTGATGTCCCACGGGCTGTCGTCGATGCCGGCGTGCGGGTCGCCGCGCTCGGCCAGCCGCCCGGGCACGCTCGCCAGGTCGAAGTCGTCGGGGTCGACGTCGGGCAGCTCGTCCCAGGTGACGGGGGTGGAGACGGTGGCCCGGGCGTTGGCGCGCAGCGAGTAGGCGCACGCGATCGTGCGGTCGCGGGCCATCTGGTTGTAGTCGACGAAGACGCGGGTGCCGCGTTCCTCCTTCCACCAGGCCGTGGTGACCAGGTCGGGGCGGCGACGCTCCACCTCGCGGGCCAGCGCGATGGTGGCCCGGCGCACCTCGGTGAACGTCCAGCGGGGATGGATGCGCAGGTAGACGTGGACGCCCCGGCCGCCGGAGGTCTTCGGCCAGCCCGTCGCGCCCAGTTCGTCGAGCACGGCGCGCACCTCGCCGGCGGCCTCCGCGGCGTCGGCGAAGTCGGTGCCCGGCTGCGGGTCGAGGTCGACGCGCAGCTCGTCGGGTCGGTCGACGTCACCGGCGCGGACCGGCCACGGGTGGAACACCACCGTGCCCATCTGCGCGGCCCACGCCACGTGTGCCAGGTCGGCCGGGCACAGCTCTGCCGCCGTCCGGCCGCTGGGGAAGCTGATCTCCGCGGTGCGCACCCACGGCGGCACGCCCCGGGCCGGCACCCGCTTCTGGAAGAACATCTCGCCCTCGATGCCCTCGGGGAAGCGCTGCAACGTGGTGGGCCGGTCGCCCAGGGCGCGCATGATCCCGTCGCCCACGGCCAGGTAGTAGTGGAAGACGTCGGCCTTGGTGAAGCCCCGCTGGGGGAAGATCACCCGGTCCGGACTGCTCAGGCGGACGGTGTGCCCGGCCACCTCGATCTCGGTGACGCTTGCCTTCGTGGTGCCACCCATCCCGCGACCCTATGCGACGGGTACGACGTCGGGCGTACGGTTGGCCCGTGAGTCTTGACGACAGCGAGCTGCCCCGCACCGAGGACGAGTGGCG
This genomic stretch from Micromonospora krabiensis harbors:
- a CDS encoding DUF1990 family protein, which encodes MAGLTYPDVGATRTGDLPAGWRHVHHRVRLPDGCLDTAGAAVLGWRLHRAAGIRMTADAPRAAPGVRVVAGLGVGPLRLRAPCEVVWVVDDGQRTGFGYGTLPGHPARGEEAFVVSRDDAGHIWFEVTAFSRPAGWQMRAAGPAGRAFQGAYAWWLGRTLRRLCARR
- a CDS encoding GNAT family N-acetyltransferase, with the protein product MGTPPLIARATTADAGEILTVQRAAYLTEAQHYRDPFLPPLTETLDEIRTVLTGPTLVLAARDGDRLVGSVRVSVIDGVGHVGRLAVAPDQQGRGIGSRLLARAEAECPGHVDRFALFTGADSPHNLRLYERHGYRVVGHRPDPNGHSLALLEKVSALMSS
- a CDS encoding ATP-dependent DNA ligase produces the protein MELPINPPVEPMLAKSVPRIPTAPGMTYEPKWDGFRCIIFRDGDEVELASRGGKSMTRYFPEVVEQARRQLPERCAVDGELIVIRRDGPGGQARLDFELLGQRIHPAASRVRLLAETTPADFVAFDLLAIDNEALLDQPYPRRRARLEAALAGVRPPVHVTQVTTDPETARRWFDVFEGAGLDGLIVKPADLPYEPGKRLMFKVKHARTADVVVAGFRWHKSGPVVGSLLLGLYDDGVLHHVGVSASFSMARRAELLDELAPYRDTGGEHPWVHGDHERGQRIPGGVSRWTGTKNLEWEPVRPELVLEVGYDAMEGDRFRHTAQFVRWRPDRDPRSCGYDQLDRPVRFDVDQVLRGDPTATVEPTTAGPA
- a CDS encoding alpha/beta hydrolase; translated protein: MSRTADRIRRVRRTLAAFAVAALLTAGCTLPAFAPRTETDGAAAAPGTAPTWRACPEVADELVGRGARDMRYECARIAVPRNWGSGGGASTGPGAGETFEIALLRARSTKQRDRIGSLVINPGGPGGSGVDTAVYLSFGPAFGGLPSAVTDRFDIVGFDPRGVARSSPVKCIPDADLDASFGYDPDPRSQESFDGFVALNQRIGRGCGDKYGDQLPLYATEQAARDMDAVRAAVGDDKLTYLGYSYGTLLGATYAQLYPQRVRALVLDGAVDPRQGLVASSESQAKGFERAFGNFTRWCTANAGRCPIAPDARAAVTSAIDKARVSPVRGAGGREATAGWVFYAVISSLYTETGWQELARAIDRLDGGDPAEVFRLADSYAGREDDGRYSNLFDANLAVNCADEDEKPSLTQVRQLQSQWREKYPLFGPALAVGMLACVEWPGGRDPYPTGAAAGSPPIVVVGTTGDPATPYEQTGALASMLGVGRVLTWEGEGHTAYPQTTCITNAVDAYLLDLAVPREGQRCPAR
- a CDS encoding GNAT family N-acetyltransferase codes for the protein MSDVIFREAVRADLPAVLALLADDVLGRARDFTEVDAAYEKAFADITADPRNQLIVAEQDGELVGCLQITYIPGLGRHGAQRSLIESVRVRSDRRGQGLGRRMMVWAIDEAKQRGCALVQLTTDKSRHDAHRFYLNLGFVASHEGMKLPL
- a CDS encoding ABC transporter ATP-binding protein, with product MDGPGVTVTGQAARATAALGDEVVRVEGLSRTYGRGERAVHAVRDVSFRGGRGELIAVRGRSGAGKTTLLNLIGGLDRPNGGRVTVAGRDVTAASESELLALRRGTIGFIFQTFGLVPILSAAENVGVPLRLARVPAAQREERVAMLLEMVGLGGHAAQRPYELSGGQQQRVAVARALANEPSLLIADEPTGQLDSETGRSIMDLLRAVARGRGTTVLVATHDPALIELADRTLTLRDGRLTES
- a CDS encoding ABC transporter ATP-binding protein; its protein translation is MTATQTPVVPDLAALQQRAAQRAAERAGGQDRLRGHIVCDGLVRIFKTEGVEVVALQGLDMVIDRGELVAIVGASGSGKSTLLNILSGLDTPTAGIARVADYDLLNLSAKRRLSYRRKKVGFVWQQTGRNLLPYLTAQENVELPMELAGGRRRRARRERARELLDLVGVGYCADRRPGQLSGGEQQRCAVAVAVANDPEVLFADEPTGELDEATGAEVFGALQTINAELGVTIVVVTHDHAVASQVRRTVAIRDGRTASEVRRTARIHEDGRTELVSEEYAVLDRTGRMQLPPAFVEALSLRDRVRLNLEPDHVEVRPGDQRRAEREAGA